A single Mangrovimonas sp. YM274 DNA region contains:
- a CDS encoding MlaD family protein, protein MKISREVKTAILVISGIALLIFLFNYLKGENLLDSSRTYYAVYDNVEGLAPSAPVTINGQNVGKVQSIEFKEDGSGKLVVKLLITNDFEFSKNSTAELYEAGLIGGKAVAIVPAFDGASPAKSGSYLTAKTKEGLSELVNQRLTPLQEKIEMVMVSADEAIRNINSLFSPQNKENLTKALAQLEGTIISYKATANGLNKMIADNQESLQSTLSSAENTFGNFSKISDSIAQVDLAGAARDLQSSMDNLNQLLSGIEQGNGTMGKFLKDEQLYDNLEGATKQLEELLQDLKLNPKRYVHFSVFGKKADQYDAEGNLIKDSESKE, encoded by the coding sequence TTGAAAATCTCAAGAGAAGTAAAAACCGCAATACTGGTTATCTCCGGAATAGCCTTACTAATATTCTTATTTAACTACCTGAAAGGAGAAAACCTTTTGGATTCTTCAAGAACCTATTACGCCGTTTATGATAACGTGGAAGGTTTGGCACCTTCAGCCCCGGTCACTATTAATGGACAAAATGTAGGTAAAGTTCAAAGTATTGAATTTAAAGAAGATGGTTCTGGAAAACTTGTGGTGAAATTGCTTATTACCAACGATTTTGAATTCTCTAAAAATAGTACAGCCGAATTGTATGAAGCCGGTTTGATAGGCGGAAAAGCTGTAGCAATTGTCCCTGCTTTTGATGGAGCTTCTCCTGCAAAGAGTGGTAGTTATTTAACCGCAAAAACCAAAGAGGGACTTTCTGAATTGGTAAACCAACGCTTAACGCCACTTCAAGAAAAAATAGAAATGGTGATGGTAAGTGCCGATGAGGCCATAAGAAATATTAATTCGTTGTTTAGTCCACAAAATAAGGAGAATTTAACGAAAGCCCTTGCACAATTGGAGGGGACTATTATTTCCTACAAAGCAACAGCGAATGGCCTAAATAAAATGATAGCAGATAATCAGGAAAGTTTGCAAAGCACCTTATCGAGTGCCGAGAATACATTTGGTAACTTTTCGAAAATATCAGATTCTATTGCTCAGGTTGATTTGGCTGGTGCAGCGAGAGATTTGCAGAGTTCAATGGATAACCTTAACCAATTACTAAGTGGAATTGAACAGGGTAATGGAACGATGGGCAAATTTTTAAAAGATGAACAGCTTTATGATAATCTGGAAGGAGCAACCAAACAGCTGGAAGAATTATTACAAGATTTAAAATTAAACCCTAAGCGTTATGTACATTTTTCGGTTTTTGGAAAGAAAGCCGATCAATATGATGCCGAAGGAAACCTTATCAAAGATTCCGAGTCTAAGGAATAA
- a CDS encoding N-acetylmuramoyl-L-alanine amidase has protein sequence MRTYLLSIIVLFTISLTFAASPRKDRDKFVVVLDAGHGGHDPGNLGNGYKEKDIALKIVLDLGATLEKLPNVKVIYTRKTDVFVELRERAAIANRADADLFVSVHCNAHGSSAHGTETFVLGVANDQRNFEIAKKENEVIFLESNHEKHYEGFDPNSPESMIGISIMQEEYTENSIRLARMIEDNFSHILKRKSRGIKQASLWVLHNTYMPSVLIEVGFLTYKPEGQYLNSGRGQGEMANSIKNAVISYKKFLEQNVGENIFSDDDLAMVGESELETKVELPEVYKDITFKVQIAASSKRLKLKAYNFNGLEVSSVEQAGNVYKYFYGETSDYNEIQKFQEVAKQKGYSGSFIVAYKNGVRIDLSEALKTATN, from the coding sequence ATGAGAACGTACTTATTATCAATAATCGTATTATTTACAATTTCTTTAACATTTGCTGCAAGTCCAAGAAAGGATCGGGACAAATTTGTAGTGGTCTTGGATGCTGGGCATGGAGGGCATGACCCTGGCAACTTGGGAAATGGATATAAGGAAAAGGATATTGCCCTTAAAATTGTTTTGGATTTAGGCGCCACCTTGGAGAAGTTGCCCAATGTTAAGGTTATCTATACACGTAAAACGGACGTGTTTGTTGAATTGAGAGAGCGTGCAGCTATTGCCAACAGGGCCGATGCCGATTTGTTTGTGTCGGTGCACTGTAATGCACACGGATCCTCTGCCCATGGTACAGAAACCTTTGTGTTGGGGGTGGCTAATGATCAACGAAATTTTGAAATTGCCAAAAAAGAGAATGAAGTAATCTTTTTGGAGAGTAATCATGAGAAGCATTATGAAGGGTTTGACCCCAATTCACCAGAGTCTATGATTGGTATTTCCATTATGCAGGAAGAGTACACAGAGAATAGTATTCGTTTGGCACGGATGATTGAGGATAACTTTTCACATATACTTAAACGTAAGAGCCGTGGCATCAAACAAGCTAGTTTGTGGGTGTTGCACAATACATATATGCCAAGTGTATTGATTGAGGTAGGTTTTTTGACCTATAAGCCAGAAGGGCAGTATTTAAATTCTGGAAGAGGGCAAGGTGAAATGGCTAATTCCATAAAAAACGCTGTGATTAGCTATAAGAAGTTCTTGGAACAAAATGTGGGCGAAAATATTTTTAGCGATGATGACTTGGCTATGGTTGGAGAATCAGAACTAGAAACCAAAGTGGAATTACCAGAAGTTTACAAAGACATAACCTTTAAAGTGCAGATAGCCGCAAGTTCGAAACGATTGAAATTAAAAGCTTATAACTTTAATGGGCTTGAAGTAAGCTCGGTGGAGCAAGCGGGTAATGTATACAAATATTTTTACGGAGAAACTTCAGACTATAATGAAATCCAAAAGTTTCAGGAGGTGGCAAAACAAAAGGGGTACAGTGGTAGTTTTATTGTAGCCTATAAAAATGGAGTCCGTATCGATCTTTCCGAAGCCCTTAAAACTGCTACCAATTAA
- a CDS encoding putative LPS assembly protein LptD — protein MAFQKPSHTFTKIHLKALRTNIFQILFTLSFTVLINTLAFAQELPKPTETIKPKVERDTLNVLADSLVAAPLNIKESDSIETDSLPKKKEFLTGIVKYKAQDYVSMNQKTQKITLYNKAEISYQDMEIKSGVIVIDYSKNLVYAGRLKDSTGAYTQPPIFKQGSNVVEPDSIIFNTETKKALIFNSKTEQSGGTIIADVTKKENDSVYFIKRGKFTTSENLDDPEYYFLMRKAKIVPNKKVVTGFTNMFIYDVPTPIGLPFAYFPMTKKQTSGIIFPSFGEQNDRGYFLQNGGYYFAISDYADLAVLGDYYTNGSYGLRVETNYALRYKFRGNLSFRYENLISSERGFPDYSRSTIYNLRWSHSQDAKANPNSRFSASVNLGSSTYYQQSINQNNAANFLNNTMASSISYSKTFQGEPQTNLSVTATHSQNTQTQQINMTLPTFQGSVSRIFPFAPKEGTKKGALHNINLQYNVRGENRIQTTDSLFFKSGMFDDAKVGMKHSIPLSTNWKLFKYFSMSASTNFEENWTLNTVKKYYDEFEDEVVTIDRKGFDSFRTYNFGTSLGTTIYGMYDFKLKDKDPKIQAIRHVMRPSISYNINPAFDQYYETYEVVSADGLTSREVEYSRFEGSIFGSPNKTYGSSVGISLSNNLEAKVKDKDSTATEAKKVILLNNLNFSTSYNIAGDSLNWSPVRVSGGTQILNNKMSINFGMTLDPYALDNNNRKIDKFNIENGGSLFRMTSASMNMSYTLSSDSFKGQTEEDKQAIDENVRSGGRADDLFGKNEDFADKRLTDDSGGSKADENSELYKYEIPWSLRLAYAVNYSNSARQNEISSHSLMFSGDIDLSPRWTVGASSGYDFKNNGFTYTQLRFERDLLSWRMNFSWIPFSNRSSWNFFIGIKSSLLKDLKYDKRKQRDQQL, from the coding sequence TTGGCTTTTCAAAAACCGAGCCATACTTTTACAAAAATACATTTAAAAGCGTTGCGTACAAACATCTTTCAAATACTTTTTACCCTAAGTTTTACAGTGCTTATTAACACTTTGGCGTTCGCTCAGGAGCTACCAAAACCAACCGAAACCATTAAACCAAAAGTAGAAAGAGACACCCTAAATGTGCTTGCCGATTCCCTTGTGGCAGCCCCCTTAAATATCAAGGAATCAGACTCCATTGAAACCGATTCCCTCCCAAAGAAAAAAGAGTTCCTAACGGGCATAGTAAAGTATAAAGCTCAGGACTATGTTTCCATGAACCAAAAAACACAAAAAATCACTTTATACAATAAAGCTGAAATATCGTATCAAGATATGGAGATAAAGTCTGGTGTTATTGTCATTGACTATAGTAAAAATTTAGTCTATGCCGGTAGACTAAAAGACTCAACTGGAGCCTATACACAACCCCCAATTTTTAAGCAAGGAAGCAACGTAGTGGAACCGGATTCCATTATTTTCAATACTGAAACCAAAAAGGCACTAATTTTCAATTCTAAGACTGAGCAAAGCGGGGGAACCATCATTGCCGATGTCACCAAAAAAGAAAATGATTCCGTTTATTTTATTAAACGCGGAAAGTTTACAACCTCAGAAAACTTAGATGATCCTGAGTACTACTTTTTAATGCGTAAAGCCAAAATTGTTCCGAACAAAAAAGTGGTAACTGGTTTTACCAACATGTTTATATATGATGTTCCTACGCCAATTGGACTTCCTTTTGCGTATTTTCCCATGACAAAAAAACAAACCTCTGGTATAATATTTCCTTCTTTTGGAGAACAAAATGACCGAGGCTACTTCTTACAAAATGGAGGATATTATTTTGCAATAAGTGATTATGCAGATTTAGCTGTTTTAGGAGACTATTACACCAACGGTAGTTATGGGTTGCGGGTGGAGACCAATTATGCCCTGCGATATAAATTTAGAGGAAACCTTAGTTTTAGATATGAAAACCTCATAAGCAGTGAACGCGGTTTCCCGGACTATTCAAGGTCTACCATATATAATTTAAGATGGTCACACAGTCAAGATGCTAAAGCTAACCCAAACTCAAGGTTTTCCGCCTCGGTTAACTTAGGAAGTAGTACTTATTATCAACAGTCGATCAACCAAAACAACGCCGCAAACTTCTTGAACAATACGATGGCCTCCTCCATCTCTTATTCGAAAACATTTCAAGGCGAACCGCAAACCAACCTAAGTGTTACAGCTACACACTCACAAAACACACAAACCCAACAAATAAATATGACACTTCCTACCTTTCAAGGAAGTGTAAGCCGTATTTTTCCGTTCGCACCAAAAGAAGGCACAAAAAAAGGAGCGCTGCACAATATCAACTTGCAGTACAATGTGAGAGGAGAAAATAGAATCCAAACTACTGATAGTTTGTTCTTCAAATCGGGAATGTTTGATGATGCCAAGGTGGGTATGAAACACAGTATTCCTTTAAGTACCAACTGGAAACTATTTAAATACTTCAGCATGAGTGCCAGTACCAATTTTGAAGAAAACTGGACACTAAATACTGTGAAGAAATATTATGACGAATTTGAAGATGAAGTAGTTACTATTGACCGAAAAGGCTTTGACAGTTTTAGAACCTACAACTTTGGGACCAGTTTAGGGACGACGATTTATGGAATGTATGATTTTAAACTGAAAGATAAGGATCCTAAAATACAAGCCATAAGGCACGTAATGCGACCTTCCATCAGTTATAACATTAATCCAGCTTTCGACCAATATTACGAGACTTACGAAGTGGTTTCAGCAGACGGACTAACCTCTAGAGAAGTAGAATACAGCCGTTTTGAAGGCTCAATTTTTGGATCGCCAAACAAAACTTACGGAAGCTCTGTAGGTATTTCACTTTCAAATAATTTAGAAGCAAAAGTAAAGGATAAGGATTCCACAGCTACCGAGGCTAAAAAGGTAATTTTATTAAACAACCTAAACTTCTCTACCTCCTACAACATTGCTGGAGATTCCCTAAATTGGAGTCCTGTAAGAGTATCTGGTGGAACACAGATTTTAAACAACAAAATGAGCATTAATTTTGGAATGACCTTAGATCCCTATGCTCTAGATAATAACAATCGTAAAATAGACAAGTTCAATATTGAAAATGGAGGAAGCCTGTTCCGAATGACCTCGGCGAGCATGAACATGAGCTATACATTGTCAAGCGACTCGTTTAAAGGACAAACCGAAGAAGACAAACAGGCTATAGATGAAAATGTGAGAAGCGGTGGACGTGCGGATGACCTTTTTGGAAAAAATGAAGACTTTGCCGATAAGCGTTTAACTGACGACAGTGGCGGCTCCAAAGCCGACGAAAACTCCGAACTATACAAATACGAAATTCCTTGGAGCTTACGTTTGGCCTATGCCGTGAATTATTCCAATTCCGCTAGGCAAAACGAAATCTCATCACATTCCTTAATGTTTTCTGGAGACATTGATTTGTCACCTCGCTGGACCGTTGGTGCGTCGTCCGGTTATGATTTCAAAAATAATGGTTTCACCTATACCCAATTACGCTTTGAACGTGATCTTTTAAGTTGGCGAATGAACTTTAGCTGGATTCCATTCAGTAATCGTAGTTCTTGGAATTTCTTCATCGGGATAAAATCCAGCTTGCTTAAAGACCTTAAATACGATAAACGTAAACAACGTGACCAACAATTATAA
- a CDS encoding RidA family protein: MKTIINTPKAPAPIGPYNQAVLTGNTLYTSGQIALNPDTMELVMDDIQTETKQVMENLKAVLAAADMDFNNVIKSSIFISDMDNFSKINEVYGSYFNEATAPARETVQVAKLPKAVNVEISMIAVR; encoded by the coding sequence ATGAAAACAATCATCAACACTCCTAAAGCCCCAGCTCCAATTGGTCCATACAACCAAGCGGTATTAACGGGAAACACGCTTTATACGTCAGGGCAAATTGCCTTAAACCCCGACACAATGGAATTGGTAATGGACGATATTCAAACCGAAACTAAACAGGTAATGGAAAACCTGAAAGCGGTTTTAGCTGCGGCCGATATGGATTTTAATAATGTGATTAAATCTTCCATTTTTATTAGTGACATGGACAATTTCTCCAAAATCAATGAGGTATATGGAAGCTATTTTAATGAAGCTACAGCTCCAGCAAGGGAAACAGTTCAAGTAGCAAAATTACCAAAGGCGGTGAATGTAGAAATAAGTATGATTGCAGTTAGATAA
- a CDS encoding DUF885 family protein yields the protein MKKIIICCAAFFALQGCKKEVNKGLEVKESTSDVFSELLTNYNEEKLILDPLLATQAGDNRYNDQFPNYLSEAYKAKEKAFYEKYKAAFGDIADSLLSPSEQMSKAVLLWDCNIKLEALGFKKDLMPIDQMWSLNLDFNQLASGSTAQPFKTVEDYDNWLKRVDGYLAWLTSAKTNMEQGIAEGYVLPKSLIVKVIPQFESLVNGPEEAHLFFGPINLMPDSFDKTAKDRLTEEYKSMINDKVIPAYNDMAKFFKETYLPAGRESSGIAATPLDTAYYSHQIKFYTTTSLTADEIHQIGLDEVARIRKEMEKVKEQVGFKGNLNAFFDFVRTNKNLMPFTERSQVIAFYDSIHNVMKPQLDKLFSKQPITPFEVRRTEPFREKSAAANYSSGSLDGTRPGIFYTPIPNVEEYNIFDKEDLFLHEAIPGHHFQISLAQENKALPEFRRTLWYSAFGEGWALYAESMGEELGLYKDPYQYLGMLGAEIHRAIRLVVDTGIHAKGWTREEAIEYSLQNEAKSESKIISEIERYMANPGQALSYKIGQLKIIELRERSQKLLGDKFDIKEFHKQVLETGCVPLELLEKKINDWIASYS from the coding sequence ATGAAGAAAATTATTATTTGCTGTGCCGCTTTTTTCGCACTTCAAGGGTGTAAAAAAGAAGTCAATAAAGGTTTGGAAGTGAAAGAGTCTACAAGTGACGTTTTTTCAGAATTATTAACCAATTATAATGAAGAAAAACTCATTTTGGATCCATTGTTGGCCACACAAGCAGGAGACAACCGTTACAATGATCAGTTTCCCAATTATCTTTCGGAAGCCTATAAGGCAAAGGAAAAGGCCTTTTATGAAAAATATAAGGCTGCTTTTGGTGATATTGCCGATTCCTTGCTGAGTCCATCGGAGCAAATGAGTAAAGCAGTGTTGTTATGGGATTGTAATATTAAATTGGAGGCTTTAGGCTTTAAGAAAGATTTGATGCCAATAGACCAGATGTGGTCATTGAATTTAGATTTTAACCAATTGGCTAGTGGTTCAACAGCGCAACCTTTTAAAACGGTTGAGGACTATGATAATTGGTTGAAAAGAGTAGATGGTTATTTAGCTTGGCTTACATCGGCAAAGACCAATATGGAGCAGGGAATTGCAGAAGGCTATGTGCTTCCAAAATCATTGATAGTAAAGGTTATTCCGCAGTTCGAATCCTTGGTAAATGGGCCTGAGGAAGCGCATTTGTTTTTTGGCCCCATAAACTTGATGCCTGATTCCTTTGATAAAACTGCGAAAGATCGTCTGACCGAAGAGTATAAATCAATGATTAACGACAAGGTGATTCCTGCTTATAATGATATGGCTAAATTTTTTAAGGAAACTTATTTGCCAGCAGGAAGAGAAAGTAGTGGTATAGCCGCAACGCCGTTGGATACGGCCTATTATAGTCATCAAATTAAATTCTATACAACAACCAGTTTAACCGCAGATGAAATTCATCAAATTGGCTTGGATGAAGTTGCTCGAATCCGAAAGGAAATGGAAAAGGTGAAAGAGCAGGTTGGTTTTAAAGGGAATTTGAATGCCTTTTTTGATTTTGTAAGAACAAATAAAAATTTAATGCCATTTACGGAGCGCTCTCAAGTGATTGCTTTTTATGACAGTATTCATAATGTAATGAAGCCCCAATTGGACAAATTGTTTTCAAAACAGCCAATAACACCATTTGAGGTAAGACGAACAGAGCCGTTCAGAGAAAAATCGGCCGCTGCTAATTATAGTTCAGGCTCATTGGATGGGACACGTCCGGGAATTTTTTATACACCTATTCCCAACGTTGAGGAATATAATATTTTTGATAAGGAAGATTTGTTTTTACATGAAGCCATTCCAGGACATCATTTCCAGATTTCTTTGGCTCAGGAAAACAAAGCGCTTCCCGAGTTTAGAAGAACCTTGTGGTATAGTGCTTTTGGTGAAGGATGGGCTCTTTATGCAGAGTCCATGGGAGAGGAATTAGGTTTGTATAAAGATCCTTATCAATACTTGGGTATGTTGGGTGCTGAAATTCACAGGGCTATTCGTTTGGTGGTTGATACAGGGATTCATGCCAAAGGATGGACTAGGGAAGAAGCTATTGAATATTCCCTTCAAAATGAAGCAAAGTCCGAGTCTAAAATCATTAGTGAAATTGAACGTTATATGGCTAATCCTGGGCAAGCTTTGTCCTATAAAATAGGACAATTAAAAATCATTGAATTACGTGAGAGAAGCCAAAAACTTTTGGGTGATAAATTTGATATTAAAGAATTCCACAAGCAAGTTTTAGAAACGGGTTGTGTGCCTTTGGAATTATTGGAGAAGAAAATTAATGATTGGATAGCATCCTACTCGTGA
- a CDS encoding GMP reductase: MRIEQDLKLGFKDVMIRPKRSTLKSRSQVHLEREFTFLNSKVSWKGIPIMAANMDTVGTFEMALVLHKKQLFTAIHKHYSIEQWTNFFNMAPKGIENYIAISTGTGKKDTERLQSVFAQNPLIKFICIDVANGYSEHFVHFVKQTREAYPDKVIIAGNVVTGEMVEELLLAGADIIKVGIGPGSVCTTRVKTGVGYPQLSAIIECADAAHGLGGQIISDGGCATPGDVAKAFGAGADFVMLGGMLAGHDESGGQLFERDGKQYKQFYGMSSSTAMEKHVGGIAEYRASEGKTVEVPYRGPVNSTLQDILGGLRSTCTYVGAQRLKELTKRTTFIRVAEQENQVYNG; encoded by the coding sequence ATGCGTATAGAACAAGATCTTAAACTAGGCTTTAAAGATGTTATGATTAGACCAAAAAGATCAACACTTAAAAGTAGATCACAGGTCCACCTAGAGCGCGAATTCACTTTTTTGAACAGTAAAGTATCTTGGAAGGGCATCCCTATAATGGCTGCCAACATGGATACCGTGGGCACCTTTGAAATGGCTTTGGTTCTTCACAAAAAACAGCTCTTTACTGCGATACATAAACATTACTCAATTGAACAATGGACCAATTTCTTTAACATGGCTCCAAAAGGAATTGAAAATTACATTGCCATTAGTACTGGAACCGGTAAAAAAGATACGGAACGTTTACAGAGTGTTTTTGCCCAAAATCCACTAATAAAATTCATTTGTATTGATGTAGCCAATGGGTATTCTGAACATTTTGTGCATTTTGTTAAGCAAACTAGAGAAGCTTATCCAGATAAAGTTATTATTGCCGGAAATGTAGTAACAGGAGAAATGGTAGAAGAACTTCTTTTGGCTGGGGCAGATATTATAAAAGTAGGAATTGGCCCTGGAAGCGTGTGCACAACTAGAGTAAAAACAGGCGTTGGCTACCCTCAGCTATCCGCCATTATTGAATGTGCCGATGCCGCTCATGGTTTGGGTGGCCAAATTATTAGTGATGGAGGTTGTGCCACTCCAGGGGATGTGGCTAAGGCCTTTGGAGCTGGGGCCGATTTTGTAATGCTTGGTGGCATGCTTGCTGGCCATGACGAAAGTGGGGGACAATTATTTGAACGGGATGGCAAGCAATACAAACAATTTTACGGCATGAGTTCCTCAACAGCTATGGAAAAACATGTTGGTGGTATTGCCGAATATCGTGCCAGCGAAGGTAAAACAGTAGAAGTTCCTTATCGCGGGCCTGTAAATTCAACACTACAAGATATTTTAGGAGGCTTGCGAAGTACCTGTACCTATGTAGGAGCCCAACGTTTAAAAGAGTTGACCAAACGTACCACTTTTATTAGAGTTGCCGAACAGGAGAACCAAGTATACAACGGATAA
- a CDS encoding N-acetylglucosamine kinase, whose amino-acid sequence MILIVDSGSTKCDWMPVDLDGNQLSEKIRTQGLNPAILERNELRVRILENEELMAYRDKATHLYFYGAGCGTEKPKLALRDVLKEIFTSTHIEIEEDTMAAVRSTINHDDEAAVVCIMGTGSNCSYYDGKKLHQRVVSLGYSLMDEASGNYYGKELIKDYYYKHMPSTLRVAFDHKYNMEADHIKYNLYKQPNPNAYLATFAEFMILNKESQYMHDLIVRGFKSFAKNMIMQFKDELKTVPVHFAGSISFFTQEHIKEVADEMGFTVGNFVRRPIEGLVDYHVKGLKHA is encoded by the coding sequence ATGATTTTAATAGTTGATAGCGGTTCTACAAAGTGCGATTGGATGCCAGTTGATTTGGATGGGAACCAACTTTCGGAAAAAATAAGAACACAAGGTCTCAATCCGGCAATTCTGGAGCGCAACGAGCTTCGAGTTAGGATTCTGGAAAATGAGGAGCTTATGGCTTATAGAGATAAAGCAACACACCTGTATTTCTACGGGGCAGGATGTGGTACTGAAAAACCTAAATTGGCGCTTCGCGACGTTTTGAAGGAAATTTTCACCTCTACGCACATAGAGATTGAAGAGGATACCATGGCAGCCGTAAGATCCACCATAAACCATGATGACGAAGCTGCAGTAGTATGTATCATGGGAACCGGTTCAAATTGTAGTTATTACGATGGTAAAAAACTACATCAACGAGTTGTGTCTTTAGGGTATTCGTTAATGGATGAGGCTAGCGGTAATTATTATGGGAAGGAGCTCATTAAGGATTACTACTATAAACACATGCCTTCTACATTAAGGGTGGCCTTTGATCATAAATATAATATGGAAGCCGATCATATAAAATACAATCTATATAAGCAACCTAATCCTAATGCTTACTTGGCCACTTTTGCTGAGTTTATGATTTTAAATAAGGAGTCCCAATATATGCATGATTTAATTGTAAGAGGTTTTAAATCTTTTGCTAAAAATATGATAATGCAATTTAAGGACGAATTGAAAACGGTTCCTGTACATTTCGCGGGATCAATTTCTTTCTTTACTCAGGAGCATATCAAGGAAGTTGCGGATGAAATGGGCTTTACTGTTGGTAATTTTGTGAGAAGACCCATTGAAGGGTTAGTTGATTATCATGTAAAAGGATTAAAACACGCATAA
- the gap gene encoding type I glyceraldehyde-3-phosphate dehydrogenase codes for MSKLKLGINGFGRIGRIVFRATINRPDVEVVAINDLLDVEHLAYLLKYDSVHGKFDGTVEVKDGHLVVNGKTVRITAEKDAKALKWDEVGAEIVAECTGIFTTLETAQYHIDAGAKKVVISAPSKDAPMFVMGVNHTEAKASDTIVSNASCTTNCLAPVAKVLNDNFGIVEALMTTVHATTATQLTVDGPSRKDYRGGRSALLNIIPASTGAAKAVGKVIPELNGKLTGMAFRVPTADVSVVDLTVKLEKETSLDEIKAAFKAASEGAMEGVLGYTDELVVSQDFVSDARTSIFDADAAIELNSTFFKVVSWYDNEFGYSNKLIDLALHVSKL; via the coding sequence ATGTCAAAGTTAAAATTAGGAATCAACGGATTCGGGAGAATTGGAAGAATAGTATTTAGAGCTACCATCAACAGACCAGATGTGGAAGTGGTAGCCATCAACGACTTATTGGATGTAGAACACTTGGCGTATTTATTAAAATATGACTCTGTTCACGGAAAATTTGATGGAACTGTAGAGGTTAAGGATGGACATTTGGTTGTTAACGGTAAAACTGTTAGAATCACTGCCGAAAAAGATGCTAAAGCTCTTAAATGGGACGAAGTAGGTGCAGAGATCGTTGCCGAATGTACAGGAATCTTCACTACTTTGGAAACTGCACAATACCACATTGATGCTGGTGCTAAAAAGGTAGTTATTTCAGCTCCAAGTAAGGATGCTCCAATGTTTGTAATGGGAGTAAACCATACAGAAGCTAAAGCTTCAGATACTATTGTATCCAATGCATCTTGTACTACAAACTGTTTGGCGCCTGTAGCTAAAGTATTAAACGACAACTTCGGAATTGTTGAAGCTTTAATGACGACAGTTCACGCTACAACCGCTACACAATTAACAGTAGATGGCCCTTCTAGAAAGGATTACAGAGGTGGTAGAAGCGCTCTATTGAACATTATTCCTGCGTCTACAGGTGCTGCTAAGGCTGTAGGGAAGGTGATTCCAGAATTGAATGGAAAGTTAACTGGTATGGCATTCCGTGTACCAACTGCTGACGTTTCTGTTGTTGATTTAACTGTGAAGTTAGAAAAGGAAACTTCTTTAGACGAAATTAAAGCTGCTTTCAAGGCTGCTTCTGAAGGTGCAATGGAAGGTGTATTGGGATATACAGATGAATTAGTAGTGTCTCAAGATTTCGTAAGCGATGCACGCACGAGTATCTTTGATGCTGATGCAGCAATCGAATTGAACTCTACGTTCTTTAAAGTTGTGTCTTGGTACGACAACGAGTTTGGTTATTCAAACAAACTAATTGATTTAGCTTTACATGTAAGCAAATTATAA
- the pfkA gene encoding 6-phosphofructokinase: protein MSKSIKKIAVFTSGGDAPGMNAAIRSVVRTCAYHNIQSIGVYRGYEGMIEGEFVEMNARSVKDIINKGGTILKSARSDRFRTPEGRKQAYEQLKKAGVDALVAIGGDGTFTGAMIFSSEFDMPIMGIPGTIDNDIYGTSHTLGYDTALNTGVDAIDKIRDTASSHNRLFFIEVMGRDVGHIALNVGVGAGAEEILIPEEDLGLDRLLESLRRSKRSGKTSSIVIVAEGDKIGKNVFELRDYVEENLGEYEVRVSVLGHMQRGGSPSCFDRVLASRMGVKAVESLMEGKTNFMVGLLDDKMALTPLDQAIKGQSKINLELLRVSDIMTT from the coding sequence ATGAGTAAAAGCATAAAAAAAATAGCTGTATTTACCTCAGGGGGAGATGCTCCTGGAATGAATGCTGCTATTAGATCAGTTGTGAGAACTTGTGCATACCACAACATTCAATCTATTGGTGTTTACCGTGGATATGAAGGTATGATTGAAGGCGAATTTGTAGAAATGAATGCCCGTAGTGTTAAGGACATTATTAATAAGGGGGGAACAATTTTAAAGTCGGCTCGCTCAGATAGGTTCAGAACACCTGAAGGAAGAAAACAAGCGTACGAACAATTGAAAAAGGCAGGTGTAGATGCTTTAGTAGCCATTGGCGGAGATGGAACTTTTACAGGAGCCATGATTTTTAGCAGTGAGTTTGATATGCCAATTATGGGGATTCCAGGAACCATCGATAATGATATCTACGGAACGTCTCATACTTTAGGTTACGATACAGCCTTGAATACAGGCGTAGATGCCATTGATAAAATTAGAGATACGGCCAGTTCACATAACAGATTGTTCTTTATTGAAGTTATGGGCCGCGATGTTGGGCACATTGCCTTAAACGTAGGTGTTGGAGCTGGAGCTGAAGAAATCTTGATTCCAGAGGAAGATCTAGGATTGGATCGTTTGTTGGAATCTTTAAGACGTAGCAAGCGTTCAGGAAAGACTTCTAGTATCGTAATTGTTGCCGAAGGTGATAAAATAGGTAAAAACGTTTTTGAACTAAGGGATTACGTAGAAGAAAACCTTGGAGAATATGAAGTACGTGTATCTGTACTTGGTCATATGCAGCGTGGAGGTTCACCATCTTGTTTCGATCGTGTATTGGCAAGTAGGATGGGGGTGAAAGCCGTAGAAAGTCTTATGGAAGGAAAAACCAACTTTATGGTCGGGTTGTTGGATGATAAAATGGCATTAACACCATTGGATCAAGCCATCAAAGGCCAATCAAAAATAAATTTAGAATTACTTCGTGTGTCAGATATCATGACCACATAA